AAAGAGGTGTCCGAGAAAGGATGGAAAGGCTTCAAAAGAGGCagatggaaaaaaagaaagaggaagaatCAGCTAGTGGCATTGCAGTGGATGATGTAACTGAACTTGAAACTTTAATTGATGAAATAATAGATCAAGAAAAGTTGGCAGAAGAATCCAGAGATTCTGAAGGAGCCCTAAAGAGGATTGAGGCAGACAAACAAACTGCAGAGAAAATGCGAAAAGAGGCCATGGAGAGATTTggagagacaaaaaaaagatCTGAAGACGAGGGTAATCAAGGGAGGCAGACCAAACGAAGGCGGAGTGGAAATGATGTAGTATATTTGAAGCAAAAAGCAGAGAAGGAAAAAGAGTTTCGAGCAGAAGAACTTGCCCTAAAGAAACAACACCAGCAACAAGAAGCTGCTAAACAGGGTCAGATTTTAACTATAatgcagcagcaacaacaacagacaGCGGCCATGATGACCGTTATTGAAAGATTGCTATCAAAGAAATCTTAAAACATGGTTCAAGATCTCTGCCTTTTtgtattgttgatgtcaccctTTGTAGGTCTTTTTGTGTTAACTGGGGTTGTCATTATTTGGTACTTTGAACCAAATGTTCAGTTCAGAATTTGAAGTAGGCAGGCGTATTTTGTAGTTTTAACTTGTTTCTGGTTAAAGTTTAAACCAGTTTGGTTTTTctattttccttaaatgaaaaaaacaaaaacacaaaacaaaaacaaaaataaaactgttaCATAAAATTTCAAACCAGAAACAAGCTTAGACCTCAAGAAATAAATACCAAATGACATGTTGGAAGAATTTGACATTTCATCAAAGTTTTACTCAAAGATTAAACATAGAAATGCTATTATTTTAAATTCTACTTACAGTAACTTCATGTATGGACCTTACAATACAAAAGGACTTTGTTTGTGAAACATACATGCACAATTAACTGTTGAATTTGTTCCATTTCTCATTTGGGGAAAGAACTTCACCATTTGTGAGACTCAGCTCTAGGAACTCTTAACTTTAATGCaataaatgttgaatttttaCACTTTTTTAGGCAAAGTAATCTTGCAAACTGGGTGGGTCAAGCTCAAACTCTGACGTTTGGTTGCCATAGAGGCAAGTGAGTGCATTCCTTCGAAGTGCACACACCACATACATTTTTCCCACACTGCTAAGTCCAATCTTCAGATTTTTTTTGAAGtccaaaaacttgaaataattaatgACATCCCCAAACAACCACTCCACTGAGGAACGAACTTCACTCATTGCTGAATTGTATGCCTGCATTTGAGGAGTTAACACGCCATTGCGAACTGGTGCCTGCAAATGGATCCTTAAGGAATAGGCACGGTCCCCATAGATGCACATTGGCTGCCCGTGAAGATTGAAAGCAAACATTTGCAAACTCTGTAGAAGCTGAGAATCCCGAAGCATTCCAGCATCATGCCTTCTTCCCTCtagcaaaaattgaaaaatcatgTTTATCATCTGCAGATAATATATGTAAGTACTTAGTGAACAACTAGATTCCCATGTTACAGACTACCCTCACCCCTACCATGCATCCTCCTATCCCCTGCATTATTCAGACAACAAGAATGCTGAAGAGAAAACAATACTTATCTTTAGACTTTTGACCAGTCTTAAGGGCGAGCCCCACCCTCCTTCTTGAGCACCTGGATCTGCCACTGACTACCAGCTTTTAGATATAAGGGAAACTTCAAGAACAGAAGAGTACTTACCAACAGGGCCATACAGGTGTCCAATAAGCCCATTTGGCAGAGCTAGAGATTGAAATTTTAGAGCATGCACTCTTTTATGGCCGTTGTAGACAATTCTCTGATTATTATCAGGCCTTGCAATAGGCCTCACTGTTCCGTCGACAAAACCAAAACAGTTCTGCAATGGTGACCCTCTTTGGGAGATAACTTGGGCATACGTTTGCAATGCTTGTGGGTTCAACACTGCAGGAATCCAATTGATAATTCGATGGCTATGGACTGTGTAGATGTAATCGAGCAGTTCGTTGGTTACCATGCTCATAACAGGGACAGGACGAGCGAATCGTGGTACCATATCACTGTACCGGCATGGGTAAGCAAAGCGTTTTAGCAGCATGCAAAGGGCTTCTGTGCCCTCGGCTTTGCTTCGCTGATTACAGCTAATCCAGTCTGGGATTTGAAGTGCTTCTGCACTCGAAATTCCGCAAGGCATTCATCGTCTTCCATATCGTCTAGATCGAAGAGTGGATATGAACTGTACGGTAGGTCTAAGCTTGGAGACTTGTAATGTTCGTACAAAACCAGGAGTTCTTCGTCGTTAAGGATCCCTTGGTCATagcaaagtaaaataaaatccTTTGTTTCTTTAAACGAATTCATTTCGAGTTTTCAGACGTACGAAAACTGCCTCGAAGACTCTTATTACTTTTAAACCTCCTCTGCCGTACTATTTGTATTTCGCGTTGCTTaaagttgaattttggcgggcTACGGCGACGTACTCTCCCTAGACCTCGTCCACCACGATAGCCGTAGCAGCGCCAGCCGTAGCgatttgcttaaactccctattgtctCAGAGAGTGTAAGGTTTTCATACACTACAACACAAATTATATTTCTTCGTACAGAACAAAGAACTTTTACTATGAAATGCATTCAGAAAATCAGAAAAAAGAGTAATAAAGGTAAGAAAAAAGGGAAGGGAGAAGTGCATGAGTTAACAAGACTTTACGTCTGTGAGGCATTAGGGGGGTAAAGAGTGTGGCGTTGACGATGTTCGGCTATTGCACAAATTTAGAACTCTTGGAACCGAACTTGAATTTCTAAAATTTGTCTCTTCTTTTCTTCAAGACACACAACGCATGAGCAAATCAACCATGCAGTAACAGGTGCTGTGAAGAGAATTCCTGTTCTAATGGAGGAACATGCACCGAGCGGTGCAACCAcgccaaacaaaagttcaacTGCACATGCGCGATTGGATATGTTGGAAAATTCTGTAAGAAGAAAAGTCCTACATCTTGCAAGCAGCTACAACTCGAagcaaagaagaggaaaaattCTACTGTATACACCTTGTATGATCCCGCAGGCAAGTCTTTCTACCAAACCTTCTGTGATCTTACATCTGAAAAtggattcgtttggactctGCTCGAGTCCTTCAGCTTAGCGAACAACAACCATTTCCAGGCTCAGCCATTCTACAAAGATTACCCAGTGAACCTGAACTCTTTCAAGTGGAACAAGTTTCGCCTCTCATTGCTCGAGTCCTTCAGCTTAGCCAACAACAACGACTTCAAGAATCAACCGTTCCTCGAGGGATTATCCAGTGAGCCAGAATTCTTTCAAGTGGAACAAGTTTCGCCTCTCATGGTCAATAATGAATTCAACGCTGAGCCATTCTACGCACTTTCGAGCAACTTGCAACTTCAACACTGATGGACTGGTCTTTACGGATTACTTAACAGCCAAGACAGCTCCTCTCAACATTCTACAGCTAAAACTTAACCCGTGTGTAAAAATGgaatatatcaatatcagaggCTATGACTGTTATAACTGCTGGGTCTGGATGACTCAAGGAATCAATTGGCACCTTCACACCGATTTATACTACGGGGCGAACTATTGTCAGGTTAAGAGTGCTCGTAGGGGCATGGCAAGTTTCCATAAATAACTATGCCTGGGAAGATTTCGAGCACACATATCCTTAATGCAAGTAAAGAGGGCGAACTGCAGAAAGGTAGTgtgttattttaaaattaactaAGGGTTATCAATTGAGAGCCGAACGACCTTTTGAACcatttcatgagaaaaagaaagtaaTCGGCAACTGAGTAGCGCAGTAACAAACTATCGGAACATCATGGGTTCAATTGCTGTTGAGAGCCCTCTGCTTCTCTTACGAGTTTCCCGAGTCACCAACGACCAAGCACAATTACCAATCATTGGCATCTATTTAATACAATTTCTGGAATGCATCAATttggtttcaattttgtttctttgtcggATATTTGTTTTATCGGTATCAAAAATGACTTACCACTGTTTCGCCAAAATTTCATTCAGAAATCATTGCTATGGATGAACTCTACAACAGATATGAGTTAACTTCTAGATTCCAGTTTGTGGTCAACAACCGTGTGCGCAAGGCTTCAAGCCAGTAACAGAAAGTGGGTAGGAACCATGACAATATCGTTCATCGATTCATTTAACTGAACAATAATGAGTCTAATTCTAGAGACCGACATGTTCTTTGAGAAGATGAGCAATAAGCCCGCGATTATAGTTGAATTTGATTAAAAAGTTTGCTTTGCACTGAACTtcacaacaaataaataaaacaccAGCTTCTGAAAAATTTGAATGTGAACCTTTGCAGAAGACAAGTATACACCGCCTTTCAGCATTACATAGTCAAGAGGAAGGcatgcatttttttgtttgtttgtttttttgttctatgTTGTTTGTGATCTACTTTTGTAAATCAATTAACAAGAgtataaaagaaagaaaatctaCCACAAAACGTCCAAATGCATCAACAGTATAACTAGGACTGACTCTATCTTAAAGCTTTGAAGACTAATCGACGGAAATTGGaaagaaaaatgagaaagacCAGGCTGCCATCGGATGTCTCAGCTTATCGAGTAGTATGCAACGAATACAGTCTACAACTTAAGGCTGCAAAGGAAAAGTATTGTAATGAGTAGATTCTGGACTGTAAAGGTGACTCGAAGAAACTATTTAATGTTGTCAATCATCTGTGTAATGAGCGTACTGGTAACCAGCTTCCGCAGCATTCATGCCCACAACAACTGGCTGATGATTTTGGTAATTATTTTTCTACTAAAATCACTCGTATTAGAGATGAGATTCCGAAATCCTATTTTCACTTTATTGATGCTGACATTCCTTCACCTGAGGTTAATCTTGATCGATTTTCCCATGTATCTGTTGATAATGTACGTGACATCATTATGGCATCATCTAACGCTTGCTGTCTGTTAGATCCTATTCCAACCTGGGTTGTTAAGAAGTGTGTTGTTTCTCTTGCACCTATCATCACTGCTATGATCAACTCGTCCTTTGACAATGGCTACGTTCCTGAAAGTTGGAAAGTTGCACTTGTGGTACCGCTTATTAAGAAACTTGGTTTGGATCCTGTATTTGAGAACTTTCGTCCCGTAAGCAACGTGTCTCTTGTTTCCAAAATTGCTGAAAAATCAGTTATTCCACAACTTCTTAATCATTGCTCATCGCATGCACCATTACCTGTTCATCAATCGTCCTATCGTCAATACCATTCAACGGAAACGGCTCTCTTGAAAGTTCAAAATGACATTCTGCTCAGTATGGACAGACAAGAGGTCACACTACTTGTTTTACTTGATCTTAGTGCTGCTTTTGACACTATAGACCACAATGTCATGGTTGATCTTTTGCGTACAGATTTTGGTGTTACCGGCCTTGCTCTATCATGGCTGCACTCATATTTATTGGGGAGAAAACAACGGGTTGTCATCGATCAGCAACAATCAAGCAACTTTGACCTACTAAGTGGGGTCCCACAGGGTAGCTGTCTTGGTCCGTTACTCTTTGTACTGTATGCTTCACGCCTGTTCCGTATTGTGGAAAAACATCTACCAAGAGCGCACGGATATGCTGATGATACGCAACTATATCTTTCATTTCGTCCTGGACCTGTGTCATCTCAATGTGAGGCCGTGAGAGTGATGGTTGACTGTATTTCAGAAATTAGATCCTGGATGGCCCATAGTCTACTTAAGCTCAACGATAAGAAAACAGAATTTTTGATTATTGGCTCGCGTCAGCAACTGGCAAAAGTTAACATTGATGGAATTTTGGTTGGTTCTGCTAAAATCACACCTGCTACCAATGTACGTAATCTGGGAGTTTGGTTTGATTCATCACTGACTATGTCAACTAATGTCGGTAAAATATGCAGTAAAGCGTTTTTTGGTCTTTACAAGATCAAACAGATTAGGAAATTTCTATCTGCTGACTCCACTAAGACTCTGGTTCATGCATTTGTTACGTCACATCTAGACTACTGCAACTCTTTGCTATATGGAATTTCAAAGTATCAGGTGGATCGTCTTCAAAGGGTTTTAAATTCAGCTGCCCGAGTTACCTGTTGCGTACCAAGACACGAACATATAACACCTATTTTGATGCAACTTCATTGGCTACCCATTTTTTACAGAATCCAGTTCAAGATCGCCTTGCTAGTCTATAAAGTAACCAGAGGTATGGCTCCACCATATCTGTGCGACCTTATTGAAGAACAACATCCGGGAAGATATCCACTTCGAAGTAATGACAAAAATCTCCTCAAAATTCCAAGGACTAAAACTAAAAGTTTTGGAGATCGAGCTTTTGCAGTGTCCGCTCCTACTATCTGGAACAATCTTCCAAAATCAGTTAGAGACAGTGATAATTTGAAGGCATTTAA
This window of the Acropora muricata isolate sample 2 chromosome 14, ASM3666990v1, whole genome shotgun sequence genome carries:
- the LOC136899523 gene encoding uncharacterized protein, whose translation is MANAALPASGRRNATMEWTEIHDTLLCREVLLEEPYKYKKGSNERGKKWTEIAEALNKSEEVKFKVTQRGVRERMERLQKRQMEKKKEEESASGIAVDDVTELETLIDEIIDQEKLAEESRDSEGALKRIEADKQTAEKMRKEAMERFGETKKRSEDEGNQGRQTKRRRSGNDVVYLKQKAEKEKEFRAEELALKKQHQQQEAAKQGQILTIMQQQQQQTAAMMTVIERLLSKKS
- the LOC136897832 gene encoding uncharacterized protein → MHSENQKKDNRCCEENSCSNGGTCTERCNHAKQKFNCTCAIGYVGKFCKKKSPTSCKQLQLEAKKRKNSTVYTLYDPAGKSFYQTFCDLTSENGFVWTLLESFSLANNNHFQAQPFYKDYPPTTTTSRINRSSRDYPVSQNSFKWNKFRLSWSIMNSTLSHSTHFRATCNFNTDGLVFTDYLTAKTAPLNILQLKLNPCVKMEYINIRGYDCYNCWVWMTQGINWHLHTDLYYGANYCQVKSARRGMASFHK